The proteins below are encoded in one region of Mus caroli chromosome 10, CAROLI_EIJ_v1.1, whole genome shotgun sequence:
- the Col10a1 gene encoding collagen alpha-1(X) chain yields the protein MLPQIPFLLLMFLTLVHGMFYAERYQTPTGIKGPLASPKTQYFIPYAIKSKGIPVRGEQGIPGPPGPTGPRGHPGPSGPPGKPGYGSPGLQGEPGLPGPPGISAMGKPGLPGPPGKPGERGPYGHKGDIGPAGLPGPRGPPGPPGIPGPAGISVPGKPGQQGLTGAPGPRGFPGEKGAPGAPGMNGRKGETGYGSPGRPGERGLPGPQGPIGPPGPPGVGRRGENGFPGQPGIKGDRGFPGETGPSGPPGPQGPPGKQGREGIGKPGAIGSPGQPGIPGEKGHPGAPGIAGPPGAPGFGKQGLPGLRGQRGPAGLPGAPGAKGEQGPAGHPGEPGLPGSPGNMGPQGPKGIPGNHGIPGAKGEIGLVGPAGPPGARGARGPPGLDGKTGYPGEPGLNGPKGNPGLPGQKGDPGVGGAPGLRGPVGPVGAKGVPGHNGEAGPRGEPGIPGTRGPTGPPGVPGVPGSKGDPGNPGAPGPAGIATKGLNGPTGPPGPPGPRGHSGEPGIPGPPGPPGPPGQAVMPDGFIKAGQRPRLSGMPLVSANHGVTGMPVSAFTVILSKAYPAVGAPIPFDEILYNRQQHYDPRSGIFTCKIPGIYYFSYHVHVKGTHVWVGLYKNGTPTMYTYDEYSKGYLDQASGSAIMELTENDQVWLQLPNAESNGLYSSEYVHSSFSGFLVAPM from the exons ATGCTACCACAAATACCCTTTCTGCTGCTAATGTTCTTGACCCTGGTTCATGGAATGTTTTATGCTGAACGGTACCAAACGCCCACAGGCATAAAGGGCCCACTTGCTAGCCCCAAGACACAATACTTCATCCCATATGCCATAAAGAGTAAAG GGATTCCAGTAAGAGGAGAACAAGGCATTCCTGGTCCACCAGGCCCAACCGGACCTCGAGGACACCCAGGTCCCTCAGGACCGCCAGGCAAGCCAGGCTATGGAAGTCCTGGACTCCAAGGAGAGCCAGGGTTGCCAGGACCACCAGGAATATCAGCCATGGGGAAGCCAGGCCTGCCAGGCCCGCCAGGCAAACCAGGGGAGAGAGGACCATATGGACACAAAGGAGATATTGGCCCAGCTGGCTTACCCGGACCTCGGGGCCCTCCAGGGCCCCCTGGAATTCCTGGCCCAGCTGGAATTTCTGTGCCAGGAAAACCTGGACAGCAGGGACTTACAGGTGCCCCAGGACCTAGGGGCTTTCCTGGAGAAAAGGGTGCACCAGGAGCCCCTGGTATGAATGGGCGGAAAGGGGAAACAGGATATGGCTCTCCTGGCCGTCCAGGTGAGAGGGGTCTTCCAGGCCCTCAAGGTCCCATAGGACCCCCTGGCCCCCCTGGAGTGGGAAGAAGAGGTGAAAACGGctttccaggacagccgggcatCAAAGGTGACCGGGGTTTCCCAGGAGAAACGGGACCATCAGGTCCACCAGGTCCCCAAGGTCCTCCCGGGAAGCAAGGACGAGAAGGTATTGGGAAGCCAGgagccattggatcccctggtcAGCCAGGTATCCCAGGAGAAAAAGGCCACCCAGGGGCTCCAGGAATAGCTGGGCCTCCAGGAGCTCCTGGCTTTGGAAAACAAGGCTTGCCAGGTTTGAGGGGACAAAGGGGACCTGCTGGTCTTCCTGGGGCTCCAGGTGCCAAAGGGGAACAAGGGCCAGCAGGTCATCCTGGAGAACCGGGTCTGCCTGGATCCCCTGGGAATATGGGACCCCAAGGACCTAAAGGAATCCCAGGGAACCATGGCATTCCAGGCGCTAAAGGTGAGATAGGTCTGGTTGGGCCTGCAGGCCCCCCCGGGGCTAGAGGAGCAAGGGGTCCACCTGGGTTAGATGGAAAAACAGGGTATCCTGGGGAGCCAGGTCTCAATGGTCCTAAGGGTAACCCAGGGTTACCAGGACAAAAAGGTGATCCTGGAGTGGGAGGAGCCCCTGGTCTTCGAGGTCCTGTTGGCCCTGTAGGAGCTAAAGGAGTGCCTGGACACAATGGTGAGGCAGGTCCAAGAGGTGAACCTGGAATACCAGGTACCAGGGGCCCCACTGGGCCACCAGGTGTCCCAGGAGTTCCTGGATCTAAGGGTGACCCTGGAAACCCAGGTGCTCCAGGCCCAGCTGGCATAGCAACTAAGGGCCTCAATGGGCCAACTGGTCCTCCAGGCCCTCCTGGTCCAAGAGGCCACAGTGGAGAACCTGGTATCCCAGGTCCCCCGGGTCCCCCAGGACCCCCCGGCCAAGCAGTCATGCCTGATGGCTTCATAAAGGCAGGCCAGAGGCCCAGGCTTTCTGGGATGCCGCTTGTCAGTGCTAACCATGGGGTAACAGGTATGCCCGTGTCTGCTTTTACTGTCATTCTCTCTAAAGCTTACCCAGCAGTAGGCGCCCCCATCCCATTTGATGAGATTCTGTACAATAGGCAGCAGCATTATGACCCAAGATCTGGAATCTTTACCTGTAAGATCCCAGGCATATACTATTTCTCCTACCACGTGCATGTGAAAGGGACTCACGTTTGGGTAGGCCTGTATAAGAACGGCACGCCTACAATGTATACGTATGATGAGTACAGCAAAGGCTACCTGGATCAGGCTTCAGGGAGTGCAATCATGGAGCTCACAGAAAATGACCAGGTATGGCTCCAATTGCCCAATGCAGAATCAAACGGCCTCTACTCCTCTGAGTACGTCCACTCATCCTTCTCAGGATTCCTAGTGGCTCCCATGTGA